ATGGAACACGTTGGCCACCGGCAGCTCGTAGCGGCGGCTGAGCTCCTCGATCGCCGCCAGCACCGAAGGCAGGGCGCTGCGGGGCACGACGCCGTCCTGCACGTAGTAGGTGGGGGTGATGCGGCCGACGGCGGCGAAGGCGGACTTGCGACCCTTCCAAAGCAGGGCCCGGTCGGCCTCGCTGGAGGCCCGCCGGATCGTGCGGGCACCGGCCTGTCGGCAGAGCTCCCCGGCGATCTCCACGGCGGCGGCCACCTCCCGCTCCTGGCCGTCCAGTTCGATCAGGAGAACCGCGGCGGCGTCACGGGGGTATTCGTCCCGGCCGAACAGGTCGTCGACGGCGTTGATCGTGAAGTTGTCCATGATCTCCATGCCGGCCGGCAGCACCCCGGCGGCAGTGACCAGCCGCACCGCCTCACCGGCGGCCTCCATGGCGGTGAAATCGGCCAGCAGCACCGCCACGCTCTGGGGCGCCCGCAGCAGCCGCAGGGTGATGGCGGTGGCGATGCCCAGGGTGCCCTCGCTGCCGATGAACACCCCGCGCAGGTCCAGCTCGGGGGTCTCGGCGAGGCCGCTGCCCAGGATGGTGACCGTGCCGTCGGGGAGCACCACCTCCATCTCCAGCACGTGGTTGCTGGTGACCCCGTACTTGAGGCAGTGGACCCCACCGGAGTTCTCGGCCACGTTGCCGCCGATCGAGCACACCACCTGGCTGGAGGGGTCGGGGGCGTAATAGAAGCCGTCGCCGGCCACCGCCCGGGTGACCCAGCCGTTGATCACCCCCGGCTGGACGG
This genomic stretch from Cyanobium gracile PCC 6307 harbors:
- a CDS encoding FAD-linked oxidase C-terminal domain-containing protein is translated as MERDCRSMLPARAVVAAPQELLAYDCDGLTLHRAQPPLVVLPETTEQVAAILRLCHRRGVPFLARGSGTGLSGGALAENGALVIATSRMRSILDVDLANRRITVQPGVINGWVTRAVAGDGFYYAPDPSSQVVCSIGGNVAENSGGVHCLKYGVTSNHVLEMEVVLPDGTVTILGSGLAETPELDLRGVFIGSEGTLGIATAITLRLLRAPQSVAVLLADFTAMEAAGEAVRLVTAAGVLPAGMEIMDNFTINAVDDLFGRDEYPRDAAAVLLIELDGQEREVAAAVEIAGELCRQAGARTIRRASSEADRALLWKGRKSAFAAVGRITPTYYVQDGVVPRSALPSVLAAIEELSRRYELPVANVFHAGDGNLHPLILYRADEPGVTDRVQALGADILRLCIEAGGSITGEHGVGSDKRCYLDWMFAPDDLATMRLVREAFDPAGLANPGKIFPTPRSCGESARRQASSLTVRLDTLPAGGVESPSREPLDVF